A part of Geothrix oryzae genomic DNA contains:
- a CDS encoding YicC family protein: MKSMTAFAEIVRPLEAGQLRLTLRSVNHKALDLSLRLPPALFPLEAGLRAQVREAAQRGKLDLVVEVQDEPSLEPRMNRALLRAVAKGWQEDAEWLNLPSLTAEAFFRLPGAFQSPASDLGERLQAPVHEALKALLEAWNAGRAREAERLRPFFEDGLARLRSLRERLQAEAETQAAELPGLYRQRIEQILEDARLAGQLPAERLLAEAGVLAERQDVREELTRLAAHLDDFAERLAKGRLEGKAVDVWCQEVLRELNTTGSKCKRIEMTRAVMEAKGVLDQIREQSANLE; this comes from the coding sequence ATGAAATCCATGACCGCCTTCGCCGAGATCGTCCGTCCCCTGGAGGCCGGGCAGCTGCGGCTCACGCTCCGCAGCGTCAACCACAAGGCCCTGGACCTCAGCCTGCGCCTGCCCCCCGCCCTGTTTCCCCTGGAGGCCGGGCTGCGCGCCCAGGTGCGCGAGGCCGCCCAGCGCGGGAAGCTGGACCTGGTGGTCGAGGTCCAAGACGAGCCCTCGCTGGAGCCCCGCATGAACCGCGCCCTGCTGCGCGCCGTGGCCAAGGGCTGGCAGGAGGACGCGGAGTGGCTGAACCTGCCCTCCCTCACGGCCGAGGCCTTCTTCCGCCTGCCCGGGGCCTTCCAGTCCCCCGCGTCGGATCTCGGCGAACGGCTCCAGGCTCCGGTCCACGAGGCGCTGAAGGCCCTCCTGGAAGCCTGGAACGCGGGCCGGGCCCGCGAGGCGGAGCGGCTGCGCCCCTTCTTCGAGGACGGGCTGGCCCGGCTGCGCTCGCTGCGCGAGCGCCTCCAGGCCGAGGCGGAAACCCAGGCCGCCGAGCTTCCGGGCCTCTACCGCCAGCGCATCGAGCAGATCCTCGAGGACGCCCGCCTGGCCGGCCAGCTGCCCGCCGAGCGCCTGCTGGCCGAGGCCGGTGTGCTGGCCGAACGCCAGGATGTGCGGGAGGAGCTGACCCGGCTCGCCGCGCACCTGGACGACTTTGCGGAGCGGCTGGCGAAGGGCCGCCTCGAAGGCAAGGCCGTGGATGTGTGGTGCCAGGAGGTGCTGCGCGAGCTCAACACCACCGGCAGCAAGTGCAAGCGCATCGAGATGACCCGCGCCGTCATGGAGGCCAAGGGCGTCCTCGATCAGATCCGGGAGCAGTCCGCCAACCTGGAGTAG
- a CDS encoding DUF1684 domain-containing protein: MLHAPQILRSIPLLLAAPGLLAQAPAEFVAAHQSWRAERFRSLSAEEGWLSLVGLHFLKEGANEAGSEAGLPVVLPSGVPSRVGVFRLDQGRVTFRAEPGAGVTLRGKTVEETPLRTDAEGEPDVLRAGTLRFHVIRRGDRYAVRVKDTANPALKAFKGVDAFPPDAAYRVVATFKPYPTPRTVAIPTVLGTTEAMPAPGLVRFRLKGRSYTLQPVQEGGPDSKFFFIFRDGTAGAETYPAGRFLYADPPKDGKLVLDFNRAVNPPCAFTPFATCPLPPKQNQLKVRIPAGEKTYGEH, encoded by the coding sequence ATGCTTCATGCACCCCAGATCCTGAGATCCATCCCCCTCCTCCTCGCGGCTCCCGGTCTTCTGGCCCAGGCGCCTGCCGAGTTCGTTGCGGCCCACCAGAGCTGGCGGGCCGAGCGATTCCGTTCCCTGTCGGCGGAGGAAGGGTGGCTCAGCCTGGTGGGGCTGCACTTCCTGAAGGAGGGGGCGAACGAGGCGGGATCGGAGGCGGGCCTTCCCGTGGTCCTGCCGAGCGGTGTGCCGTCCCGGGTCGGCGTCTTCCGGCTGGATCAGGGCCGCGTGACCTTCCGCGCCGAGCCCGGCGCCGGAGTGACCCTCCGCGGGAAAACCGTGGAGGAGACCCCCCTGCGCACGGATGCGGAAGGCGAGCCGGATGTCCTGCGGGCAGGGACGCTGCGCTTCCATGTCATCCGCCGCGGCGACCGCTACGCCGTCCGGGTGAAGGACACCGCCAACCCGGCACTCAAGGCATTCAAGGGTGTGGACGCCTTTCCACCGGATGCCGCCTACCGGGTCGTGGCCACCTTCAAGCCTTATCCCACACCCAGGACCGTGGCCATCCCCACGGTGCTCGGCACCACGGAAGCCATGCCTGCACCCGGCCTGGTGCGGTTCCGGCTCAAGGGGCGCTCCTACACCCTGCAGCCCGTGCAGGAGGGCGGGCCGGACTCGAAGTTCTTCTTCATCTTCCGGGATGGCACGGCCGGCGCCGAAACCTATCCTGCGGGGCGTTTCCTCTACGCCGATCCGCCCAAGGACGGGAAGCTTGTCCTCGACTTCAACCGGGCCGTCAACCCGCCCTGCGCCTTCACGCCCTTCGCCACCTGTCCGCTGCCCCCGAAGCAGAACCAGCTGAAGGTGCGGATCCCGGCCGGCGAGAAGACCTACGGAGAACACTGA
- a CDS encoding GntG family PLP-dependent aldolase, with translation MRPIDLRSDTVTQPSKEMRAAMAAAEVGDDVLEQDPTLARLEGRVADLLGLEAALWVPSGCMGNLIGLMLHLKRGDRFLAPAQAHVLGAELGTGAWLAGGMPEALAWEGGPGRPTPAQVTKAAGAPGPYYSLRTTLLCLENTHNFAGGAVTPQAEHRALVAAAKAAKLAVHLDGARIWHAAAALGLPPSALAEGVDTVQVCLSKGLGAPMGSLLAGSRAAIADARRLRKMLGGGVRQGGVVGAAGLVALDYLPRIAEDHAKTRRLAEGLRGFGVAAPVPETNILLVPVPDAPAALAALEGVGVRALPVGSAVRFIPHRDLEMADIEEALRRLEPLAHLLRTA, from the coding sequence ATGCGACCCATCGACCTCCGCTCCGACACCGTGACCCAGCCTTCAAAGGAGATGCGCGCCGCCATGGCCGCCGCGGAAGTGGGCGACGATGTGCTGGAGCAGGATCCCACCCTGGCCCGGCTGGAGGGTCGCGTGGCCGACCTGCTGGGGCTGGAGGCGGCCCTGTGGGTGCCTTCAGGCTGCATGGGCAACCTCATCGGACTGATGCTCCACCTGAAGCGCGGCGACCGGTTCCTGGCGCCGGCCCAGGCCCATGTGCTGGGCGCGGAACTGGGCACGGGGGCCTGGCTGGCGGGCGGCATGCCTGAGGCCCTGGCCTGGGAGGGCGGTCCCGGCCGGCCCACGCCCGCCCAGGTGACGAAGGCCGCCGGGGCTCCCGGCCCCTACTATTCATTGCGCACGACGCTGCTCTGCCTGGAGAACACGCACAACTTCGCGGGCGGAGCCGTGACGCCCCAGGCCGAGCATCGCGCCCTGGTGGCCGCTGCCAAGGCCGCGAAGCTGGCGGTGCACCTGGATGGCGCGCGGATCTGGCACGCGGCGGCGGCCCTGGGGCTTCCGCCCTCGGCGCTGGCGGAAGGCGTGGATACCGTGCAGGTCTGCCTCAGCAAAGGCCTGGGCGCCCCCATGGGTTCGCTGCTGGCGGGATCGCGGGCGGCCATCGCCGACGCGCGGCGCCTGCGCAAGATGCTGGGCGGCGGTGTGCGCCAGGGCGGCGTCGTGGGCGCGGCCGGGCTGGTGGCCCTGGACTACCTGCCCCGGATCGCCGAGGACCATGCCAAGACCCGTCGTCTCGCGGAGGGGCTGCGCGGCTTCGGCGTCGCCGCGCCGGTTCCCGAGACCAACATCCTGCTGGTGCCCGTACCGGACGCGCCCGCGGCCCTGGCGGCGCTGGAAGGAGTCGGCGTTCGGGCCCTGCCCGTGGGATCGGCCGTCCGCTTCATCCCGCACCGCGACCTGGAGATGGCCGACATCGAGGAGGCGCTGCGCCGCCTCGAACCGCTGGCCCACCTGCTTCGCACCGCTTGA
- a CDS encoding winged helix-turn-helix domain-containing protein, which yields MTKAGTTSKAILSLDRMVHEPARLAILTVLAAAEEVGFLFLQRVTGLSKGNLSSHTQKLEGAGYLETVKAFQGRIPVTSFRITEDGRTALRAYHKQLRALLPEEGRR from the coding sequence GTGACTAAAGCCGGAACCACCTCCAAGGCCATCCTCAGCCTCGATCGCATGGTCCACGAACCCGCCCGCCTGGCGATCCTCACCGTCCTGGCGGCGGCGGAGGAGGTGGGCTTCCTCTTCCTTCAGCGGGTCACCGGCCTGAGCAAGGGCAACCTCTCCAGCCACACCCAGAAGCTGGAGGGGGCCGGCTACCTCGAGACGGTCAAGGCCTTCCAGGGCCGCATTCCCGTCACCAGCTTCCGCATCACGGAGGATGGGCGGACGGCCCTCAGGGCCTATCACAAGCAGCTGCGGGCCCTGTTGCCCGAGGAAGGCAGGCGATGA
- a CDS encoding undecaprenyl-diphosphate phosphatase: MNLLHAILLGLIQGLTEFLPVSSTAHLTLAEHLMFGGRPMPLAFDVLLHGGTLIALMVYFRRELVQLVMGCLGRDAEGRKLAFWLFLAMIPTGIFGLATRGVKEAAKEHLWVYGIGLLCTSGLLFLANRMSRERNNMLSEDQAGRGIGDLRASDALAVGTIQGLGGGFGLSRSGSTIAMGVFQGLRLPASARFSFLLGMPTIAAAAVVELRGLLKPLFKHQPLPAELAFPAGSAAPGLLCVAGVLAAAISGYLAIGLLDRFTRKPRLNGFALYCLGLGLVMLVLGGTGALNHH; encoded by the coding sequence ATGAACCTGTTGCACGCCATCCTCCTGGGTCTGATCCAGGGCCTGACGGAATTCCTGCCCGTCTCCTCCACCGCGCACCTCACGCTGGCCGAGCACCTGATGTTCGGGGGTCGCCCCATGCCGCTGGCCTTCGATGTGCTGCTCCACGGGGGCACCCTCATCGCGCTGATGGTCTATTTCCGCCGCGAGCTGGTGCAGCTGGTGATGGGCTGCCTGGGACGGGATGCCGAGGGTCGCAAGCTGGCCTTCTGGCTGTTCCTGGCCATGATCCCCACGGGCATTTTCGGGTTGGCCACCCGCGGGGTGAAGGAAGCCGCCAAGGAGCACCTCTGGGTCTATGGGATCGGCCTCCTCTGCACATCGGGCCTGCTCTTCCTCGCCAACCGGATGAGCCGCGAGCGCAACAACATGCTCAGCGAGGATCAGGCCGGCCGGGGCATCGGCGACCTGCGGGCCTCGGACGCGCTGGCCGTCGGCACCATCCAGGGCCTCGGCGGGGGTTTCGGCCTGTCCCGCTCGGGCTCCACCATCGCCATGGGCGTGTTCCAGGGCCTGCGCCTGCCGGCCTCGGCCCGCTTCAGCTTCCTCCTCGGCATGCCCACCATCGCCGCGGCCGCCGTGGTGGAACTCCGCGGCCTGCTCAAGCCCCTGTTCAAGCACCAGCCCCTGCCTGCGGAGCTGGCCTTCCCCGCCGGGTCGGCGGCTCCCGGGCTGCTGTGCGTGGCCGGCGTGCTTGCCGCGGCTATCTCGGGCTACCTGGCCATCGGCCTCCTGGATCGCTTCACCCGCAAGCCGCGGCTCAACGGGTTCGCCCTCTACTGCCTGGGCCTGGGCCTGGTGATGCTGGTCCTGGGCGGCACGGGCGCCCTCAACCACCACTGA
- a CDS encoding ABC transporter ATP-binding protein, whose translation MIQLNEVHKSFTVKDRKTRVTKRIDAVRGISLQVNPGEIYGLLGPNGAGKSTTLRMIAGLMDPDGGSIHVCGLDTRVKPEAVRGCLGYLSTDMGVYTRFTPRELLRIFGEFQDVDPVTAERRGMHLLEKLHLADFADVKMEGFSSGQKQKVSIARALLHDPKVVIFDEPTTGLDVLTAKTVLDLLRIMREEGRTVIVSTHVMPMVEEICDRVGIIFDGRLHGDAPPHEILQSRRAKTLDEVFFQLAAESEGGN comes from the coding sequence GTGATCCAGCTGAACGAGGTCCACAAATCCTTCACCGTGAAGGACCGGAAGACCCGCGTCACCAAGCGCATCGATGCGGTGCGCGGCATCTCGCTGCAGGTGAATCCCGGCGAGATCTACGGCCTGCTCGGGCCTAACGGCGCCGGGAAGTCCACCACCTTGCGGATGATCGCGGGCCTCATGGATCCCGATGGCGGATCCATCCATGTCTGCGGTCTCGACACCCGGGTGAAGCCCGAGGCAGTGCGCGGCTGTCTGGGGTACCTCAGCACGGACATGGGCGTCTACACCCGCTTCACGCCCCGCGAACTGCTGCGGATCTTCGGCGAGTTCCAGGATGTGGATCCGGTGACCGCCGAACGCCGGGGCATGCACCTGCTCGAGAAGCTCCACCTGGCGGATTTCGCGGATGTGAAGATGGAGGGCTTCTCCTCGGGTCAGAAGCAGAAGGTGAGCATCGCCCGGGCCCTGCTGCACGATCCCAAGGTGGTGATCTTCGATGAGCCCACCACCGGCCTCGATGTGCTCACCGCCAAGACCGTGCTGGACCTGCTCCGCATCATGCGCGAGGAGGGCCGCACCGTGATCGTGTCCACCCATGTCATGCCCATGGTCGAGGAGATCTGCGACCGCGTGGGCATCATCTTCGACGGCCGGCTGCACGGAGACGCGCCGCCACACGAGATCCTGCAGAGCCGACGCGCCAAGACCCTCGACGAGGTCTTCTTCCAGCTCGCAGCCGAATCCGAGGGAGGCAACTGA
- a CDS encoding ABC transporter permease codes for MRGALLIAKKEFLELSKDRKTLFFAFVLPFLLYPAIFGMMAKMSKRDEAQNRNKASRIYVSDPSGALTGVLQGDPKRFELVPKPEGDLKQALRDQKLDLALEVAPGAAAALEKHETFTVAVSVDESERTSEMALKRLREAVKGQEKTWVQARLQGLGASAQLAEPVKLEVKNAADTALEMGKVMGRLLPYLLMIMMYTGAMQHGIYATAGEKERHTLLSLMATRLPRNQIILGKLLYIFCMGVIAALLNLLSMGLSIPFMGGGSTGSMQAVAAIANPMTLGLTFLIMVPLGLFFSNFILLMGIQAKNTIEAGSAITPGIFLVVFLGVFTMAPGVDKMAFLSYVPVVNVCLALRKLFSQQFSWAEYLIAFAMTVGLAGIMTLVSTRVLNREKALFKA; via the coding sequence ATGCGCGGCGCCCTGCTCATCGCCAAGAAGGAGTTCCTGGAACTCTCGAAGGACCGCAAGACGCTGTTCTTCGCCTTCGTCCTGCCCTTCCTGCTCTACCCGGCCATCTTCGGCATGATGGCCAAGATGTCCAAGCGGGATGAGGCCCAGAACCGCAACAAGGCCAGCCGCATCTATGTCTCGGACCCCTCGGGCGCCCTCACCGGCGTGCTGCAGGGCGACCCGAAGCGCTTCGAGCTCGTGCCGAAGCCCGAGGGCGACCTGAAGCAGGCGCTGCGCGACCAGAAGCTGGACCTGGCCCTGGAGGTAGCTCCCGGAGCGGCCGCGGCCCTGGAGAAGCACGAGACTTTCACCGTCGCCGTCTCCGTGGACGAAAGCGAGCGCACCTCCGAGATGGCGCTCAAGCGCCTCCGCGAAGCCGTGAAGGGCCAGGAGAAGACCTGGGTCCAGGCGCGCCTCCAGGGGCTGGGGGCCTCGGCCCAGCTGGCCGAGCCTGTGAAGCTGGAGGTCAAGAATGCGGCGGACACGGCCCTGGAGATGGGCAAGGTCATGGGCCGGCTCCTGCCCTACCTGCTGATGATCATGATGTACACCGGTGCCATGCAGCACGGCATCTACGCCACTGCCGGCGAGAAGGAGCGGCACACGCTCCTGAGCCTCATGGCCACGCGGCTGCCGCGCAACCAGATCATTCTCGGGAAGCTGCTCTACATCTTCTGCATGGGGGTCATCGCGGCCCTGCTGAACCTGCTGAGCATGGGACTCTCCATCCCCTTCATGGGCGGCGGCTCCACGGGCTCCATGCAGGCCGTGGCGGCCATCGCCAACCCCATGACGCTGGGCCTCACCTTCCTGATCATGGTCCCCCTGGGGCTGTTCTTCTCGAACTTCATCCTGCTCATGGGCATCCAGGCCAAGAACACCATCGAGGCGGGCAGCGCCATCACACCGGGCATCTTCCTGGTGGTCTTCCTGGGCGTCTTCACCATGGCCCCGGGCGTGGACAAGATGGCGTTCCTGTCCTATGTGCCCGTGGTGAATGTCTGCCTGGCCCTCCGCAAACTTTTCAGCCAGCAGTTCAGCTGGGCCGAGTACCTGATCGCCTTCGCCATGACCGTAGGCCTGGCGGGCATCATGACCCTGGTTTCCACCCGGGTTCTGAACCGGGAGAAGGCGTTGTTCAAGGCCTGA
- a CDS encoding TPR end-of-group domain-containing protein, translating into MATKAKSESTPKSAPAPAPATAHPSPLAATFAKAVKLVDSGKHPEAVKALEALIQEAQAAGDWAVKRRAQVYLALSESKVHPAKAVAADPVTEIQACLNRRDTDEAIKMAEKALKSHPTAGSLHYLKAVAFAQAENVEASAESLKKAMELDADLVFQWHMEPDFNPIRKSPLFAFTEGR; encoded by the coding sequence ATGGCGACGAAGGCTAAGTCAGAATCCACCCCCAAGTCCGCCCCGGCCCCCGCTCCGGCGACCGCCCATCCCTCGCCCCTCGCAGCCACCTTCGCGAAGGCCGTGAAGCTCGTGGATTCGGGAAAGCACCCCGAGGCCGTGAAGGCCCTCGAGGCCCTGATCCAGGAGGCCCAGGCGGCCGGCGACTGGGCCGTGAAGCGCCGGGCGCAGGTCTACCTCGCCCTTTCGGAATCCAAGGTCCATCCCGCCAAGGCCGTTGCTGCGGACCCGGTCACGGAAATCCAGGCCTGCCTCAACCGCCGGGATACCGACGAAGCCATCAAGATGGCGGAGAAGGCCCTCAAGAGCCACCCCACCGCGGGTTCACTGCATTACCTCAAGGCTGTGGCCTTCGCCCAGGCTGAGAATGTCGAAGCTTCCGCCGAAAGCCTGAAGAAGGCCATGGAACTGGATGCCGACCTGGTCTTCCAGTGGCACATGGAGCCGGATTTCAATCCGATCCGCAAGTCCCCCCTCTTCGCCTTCACCGAGGGCCGCTAG
- a CDS encoding gluconeogenesis factor YvcK family protein → MPSPPALHADQPLKVVALGGGTGLAALLRALKREAGRSREPWRLTGIVTVSDNGGSSGRLRDELGGLPPGDLRNCLAALTLEDSALSDLLNYRFKGEGSLAGHSLGNLMLWALADLTGDWVRAIRQLSSVLVTVGRLFPSTIMPVTLCAEDLAGVRYVGETAVGSCRPPLARLWLEPRGAEPLPEAVLALLRADLVILSPGSLYSSTISNLLLPELQEAVAISRAPVLYVANLMTEPGETAGLDLEGHLSAISAFGRVQVSAVIANADPLPPDMLARYREEGGEPLIASGDRVLDIPIHRFPLLDPEAPLARHHPSLLNQAIRETLTRL, encoded by the coding sequence ATGCCCAGCCCCCCGGCCCTTCACGCCGACCAGCCTCTCAAGGTGGTGGCCCTGGGCGGTGGGACCGGCTTGGCCGCCCTGTTGCGGGCCCTGAAGCGCGAAGCGGGACGCAGCCGGGAGCCCTGGCGGCTCACGGGCATCGTCACCGTCTCCGACAACGGGGGCTCCTCGGGGCGTCTCCGGGATGAGCTGGGCGGCCTCCCCCCGGGCGATCTCCGCAACTGCCTCGCAGCCTTGACCCTGGAGGATTCGGCCCTGTCCGACCTCCTCAACTACCGTTTCAAGGGGGAGGGCAGTCTCGCGGGCCACTCCCTCGGCAACCTCATGCTCTGGGCCCTGGCGGACCTCACAGGCGACTGGGTGCGGGCCATCCGGCAGCTCTCGAGCGTTCTCGTCACCGTGGGCAGGCTCTTCCCCTCGACCATCATGCCCGTCACCCTCTGCGCCGAGGACCTGGCGGGGGTGCGGTATGTGGGGGAGACCGCCGTGGGGTCCTGCCGCCCCCCCCTCGCCCGGCTCTGGCTGGAGCCCAGGGGTGCCGAACCCCTGCCCGAGGCCGTCCTGGCCCTCCTGCGCGCCGACCTGGTGATCCTGTCGCCGGGCAGCCTCTATTCCTCGACCATCTCCAACCTCCTGCTCCCGGAACTGCAGGAGGCCGTGGCCATCTCCCGGGCCCCCGTCCTCTATGTGGCCAACCTGATGACCGAGCCCGGCGAGACCGCCGGGCTGGATCTCGAAGGGCACCTCAGCGCGATCTCGGCTTTCGGCCGGGTCCAGGTCTCCGCCGTGATCGCCAACGCCGACCCCCTGCCGCCGGATATGCTCGCCCGCTACCGGGAGGAGGGCGGCGAGCCCCTGATCGCCTCCGGGGACCGCGTCCTGGACATTCCGATCCACCGGTTCCCCCTGCTGGACCCGGAGGCCCCCCTGGCCCGGCATCACCCCAGCCTGCTGAACCAGGCCATCCGGGAGACCCTCACCCGACTTTGA
- a CDS encoding DUF4388 domain-containing protein translates to MALSGDLATMGLEDIFQWLAVGKKTGVLELRGSLHTKRVAFHEGRITSIWSSDPREYLGQYLLAFNRITEEQLRDALATQEDEQQLLGRILINRQLVTEAEIRRIVQLKVEESIYDTFLWNVGSFEFHDGAASHQKSMLLSLDVTGIVLEGARRMDDWKRIRKVIKGGDAVLAPISEAIAERLPLATDDADILARLDGHKRVDQLVLDMRMPEYKINKLLFDLHEKGLVRILNSGGNLGENPSLQLQRARALVEKQKLQEAQEELRRILKDQPRHLDASKMMAVVQDLLEDKKLDQDLIPELAVSLDELMTTNLGPNEAFLASRVNGLWAIRDILTIAPFEQDECLAIFSKLIKRGILKTTKPAQGGHQPDALR, encoded by the coding sequence TTGGCGCTGAGTGGCGATCTTGCGACGATGGGCCTGGAAGACATCTTCCAGTGGCTGGCCGTGGGCAAGAAGACCGGCGTCCTGGAGCTGCGGGGCTCCCTGCACACCAAGCGCGTGGCCTTCCACGAGGGCCGCATCACCAGCATCTGGTCCTCGGATCCCCGCGAGTACCTGGGCCAGTATCTGCTCGCCTTCAACCGCATCACCGAAGAGCAGCTGCGCGACGCCCTGGCCACCCAGGAGGACGAGCAGCAGCTCCTGGGACGCATCCTCATCAACCGCCAGCTGGTGACCGAGGCCGAGATCCGGCGCATCGTCCAGCTCAAGGTGGAGGAGAGCATCTACGACACCTTCCTGTGGAATGTGGGCAGCTTCGAGTTCCACGATGGCGCCGCCTCCCACCAGAAATCCATGCTCCTCAGCCTCGATGTCACCGGCATCGTGCTGGAGGGCGCCCGCCGCATGGATGACTGGAAGCGCATCCGCAAAGTCATCAAGGGCGGCGATGCCGTGCTGGCCCCCATCTCCGAGGCCATCGCCGAGCGCCTGCCCCTGGCGACCGATGACGCCGACATCCTCGCGCGGCTGGACGGCCACAAGCGGGTGGACCAGCTGGTGCTGGACATGCGGATGCCCGAGTACAAGATCAACAAGCTGCTCTTCGACCTTCACGAGAAGGGCCTCGTCCGCATCCTCAACTCCGGCGGCAACCTCGGCGAAAACCCCAGCCTCCAGCTCCAGCGGGCCCGGGCCCTGGTGGAGAAGCAGAAGCTGCAAGAGGCCCAGGAAGAGCTCCGCCGCATCCTGAAGGACCAGCCCCGCCACCTCGATGCCAGCAAGATGATGGCCGTGGTCCAGGATCTGCTGGAGGACAAGAAGCTGGATCAGGACCTGATCCCCGAGCTGGCCGTGAGCCTCGACGAGCTGATGACGACGAACCTCGGCCCCAACGAGGCCTTCCTCGCCAGCAGGGTCAATGGGCTCTGGGCCATCCGCGACATCCTCACCATCGCTCCTTTCGAGCAGGATGAATGCCTCGCCATCTTCTCCAAGCTCATCAAGCGTGGGATTCTCAAGACCACGAAACCCGCCCAGGGGGGTCATCAGCCGGATGCCTTGCGCTGA
- the ahpF gene encoding alkyl hydroperoxide reductase subunit F, with amino-acid sequence MLTADIKAQLKTYLEKLVRPIELVASLDDGTRSAEMLVLLQEVAALSDKVGLRTDGLHPRRPSFGISRVGEVPRVHFSGLPMGHEFTSLVLALLQVSGHPPKLEAEVVEQIRGLEGRFRFETFVSLSCHNCPEVVQALNAMAALHPDFEAEMIDGALFQAEVDARQIMGVPAIFLNGEAFGQGRTSAEEILARLDASAAEREAEKLSRKEAFEVLVVGGGPAGSAAAIYAARKGIRTGVVAERFGGQVLDTLGIENFISVKGTEGPKLALALEQHVREYEVDIIHLQRAEALIPAGIDGLIGVRLASGAVLKSRAVILATGARWREMKVPGEQEYRTKGVAYCPHCDGPLFKGKRVAVIGGGNSGVEAAIDLAGITAHVTLIEFDRDLRADAVLQKKLYSLPNVAVVTSAQTTEVLGDGRKVVGLAYRDRTSGESHVLDLEGIFVQIGLLPNTDWLKGTVDLSPRGEIEVDSRGQTSVPGVFAAGDATTVPFKQIIIAMGEGAKASLGAFDHLIRTSVPA; translated from the coding sequence ATGCTCACGGCAGACATCAAGGCCCAGTTGAAGACCTACCTTGAAAAACTCGTCCGGCCGATCGAGCTGGTCGCCTCGCTCGATGACGGCACCAGGTCCGCCGAGATGCTCGTCTTGCTCCAGGAGGTCGCGGCACTCTCCGACAAGGTGGGCCTCCGCACGGACGGGCTCCACCCCCGCCGGCCCTCGTTCGGCATCAGCCGGGTGGGCGAGGTTCCGCGCGTGCATTTCTCGGGCCTTCCCATGGGCCACGAGTTCACTTCGCTGGTGCTGGCGCTCCTGCAGGTCAGTGGTCATCCCCCCAAACTGGAAGCGGAGGTCGTCGAGCAGATCCGTGGCCTGGAGGGCCGATTTCGTTTCGAGACCTTCGTTTCGCTGTCCTGTCACAACTGCCCGGAGGTGGTACAGGCTCTCAATGCGATGGCCGCGCTCCATCCGGACTTTGAAGCGGAGATGATCGACGGGGCGCTCTTCCAGGCTGAAGTCGATGCCCGCCAGATCATGGGCGTGCCGGCGATCTTCCTGAATGGGGAGGCCTTCGGCCAGGGGCGCACCAGCGCGGAGGAGATCCTGGCTCGGCTGGACGCGAGCGCCGCAGAGCGGGAAGCGGAAAAGCTCAGCCGGAAGGAGGCCTTCGAGGTGCTGGTGGTCGGCGGCGGCCCGGCAGGCTCAGCCGCCGCGATCTACGCCGCCCGCAAGGGCATCCGCACGGGCGTGGTGGCCGAGCGCTTCGGCGGGCAGGTGTTGGACACGCTGGGCATCGAGAACTTCATTTCAGTGAAGGGGACCGAGGGGCCCAAGCTGGCGCTGGCCCTCGAGCAGCATGTCCGCGAGTACGAGGTCGACATCATCCATCTGCAGCGGGCCGAGGCCTTGATTCCGGCCGGGATCGACGGCCTCATCGGAGTGCGCCTGGCGAGCGGGGCGGTCCTCAAGAGCCGGGCCGTGATTCTCGCCACCGGCGCCCGGTGGCGGGAGATGAAGGTGCCGGGCGAGCAGGAGTACCGCACCAAGGGGGTGGCCTATTGTCCCCACTGCGACGGCCCGCTGTTCAAGGGCAAGCGCGTGGCCGTGATCGGCGGCGGGAACTCCGGCGTGGAGGCCGCCATCGACCTGGCCGGCATCACGGCCCATGTCACGCTGATCGAATTCGACCGGGACCTCCGGGCCGATGCCGTCCTGCAGAAGAAGCTCTACAGTCTGCCGAATGTGGCCGTGGTGACCTCGGCGCAGACCACCGAAGTCCTGGGCGACGGGCGGAAGGTCGTCGGCCTCGCCTACCGGGACCGGACCAGCGGCGAATCCCATGTGCTCGACCTGGAGGGCATCTTCGTCCAGATCGGCCTGCTGCCCAACACCGACTGGCTCAAGGGCACGGTGGACCTCTCGCCGCGCGGCGAGATCGAGGTCGATTCGCGGGGTCAGACCTCGGTGCCCGGCGTCTTCGCCGCCGGCGACGCGACCACGGTGCCCTTCAAGCAGATCATCATCGCGATGGGCGAGGGTGCCAAGGCCAGCCTGGGCGCCTTCGACCACCTGATCCGGACTTCCGTGCCGGCCTAG